In the Oncorhynchus nerka isolate Pitt River linkage group LG2, Oner_Uvic_2.0, whole genome shotgun sequence genome, one interval contains:
- the LOC115142346 gene encoding caveolin-2-like isoform X2: MIAEPASVRSGDRVWIWSNALFEVTRVWIYRIVTVLLAVPVSIITGLIFAILSFLHICGYSLTGQLGAAACWVLLAFQE, from the exons ATGATAGCAGAGCCGGCGTCAGTACGTAGCGGAGACAGAGTGTGGATCTGGAGCAACGCCCTGTTCGAGGTCACCAGGGTCTGGATCTACCGCATAGTGACCGTCCTGCTGGCCGTCCCTGTGTCCATCATCACCGGACTGATCTTCGCCATCCTCAGCTTCCTACACATATG TGGTTACAGTTTGACAGGACAACTAGGGGCAGCTGCCTGCTGGGTGCTGCTGGCATTCCAGGAGTGA
- the LOC115142346 gene encoding caveolin-2-like isoform X1, protein MIAEPASVRSGDRVWIWSNALFEVTRVWIYRIVTVLLAVPVSIITGLIFAILSFLHIWFFSPFVHPILIITYWLQSLWSIVLDIGVRPFLTSASKCYDGIRLRLTLE, encoded by the exons ATGATAGCAGAGCCGGCGTCAGTACGTAGCGGAGACAGAGTGTGGATCTGGAGCAACGCCCTGTTCGAGGTCACCAGGGTCTGGATCTACCGCATAGTGACCGTCCTGCTGGCCGTCCCTGTGTCCATCATCACCGGACTGATCTTCGCCATCCTCAGCTTCCTACACATATG GTTCTTTAGCCCATTCGTGCATCCTATCCTTATAATCACATACTGGCTGCAGAGCCTATGGAGCATCGTACTGGACATTGGTGTCCGCCCATTCCTCACTAGTGCATCAAAGTGCTACGATGGAATCAGACTTCGCCTGACTCTGGAATGA
- the LOC135561228 gene encoding caveolin-3-like, which yields MTATMADINNGYEQRFQANGHHKEIDLINRDPKQVNEDVVKVDFEDVIAEPDGTHSLDGVWKASYTTFTVSKYWCYRILSAILGIPVALLWGFLFACLSFCHIWAVVPCIKSCLIESQCLSRIYSLAIHTFCDPLFEALAKIFSSVRVVLRKEV from the exons ATGACTGCAACCATGGCTGACATCAACAATGGTTATGAACAAAGGTTTCAGGCAAACGGACATCATAAAGAGATTGACCTGATCAACAGAGACCCCAAGCAAGTCAACGAGGATGTGGTGaag GTGGACTTTGAGGATGTGATCGCTGAGCCTGATGGGACTCACAGTCTGGATGGGGTGTGGAAAGCCAGTTACACCACCTTCACTGTGTCCAAATACTGGTGCTACCGCATCCTATCAGCCATTTTGGGGATCCCAGTGGCTCTGCTGTGGGGCTTCCTATTCGCTTGCCTCTCCTTCTGCCACATCTGGGCCGTTGTGCCATGCATTAAAAGCTGTCTGATCGAGTCCCAATGTCTGAGCCGCATCTACTCCCTGGCCATCCACACCTTCTGTGACCCCCTGTTCGAAGCCCTGGCAAAAATATTCTCAAGTGTTCGGGTGGTGCTACGGAAGGAGGTGTAG